The following proteins are co-located in the Bacillus pumilus genome:
- a CDS encoding putative quinol monooxygenase, whose product MIITHAGMTIHPEKENEFLEEINALMKASQAEEGNVSYKLFKDTEKENAFLMVEVWKDEAAVQSHNASAHFQAFVAKAKGFLAAPLDVVAFQGEQLS is encoded by the coding sequence ATGATTATTACTCATGCAGGGATGACCATTCATCCAGAAAAAGAAAACGAATTTCTAGAAGAAATTAATGCATTAATGAAAGCTTCGCAAGCGGAAGAAGGCAATGTATCCTACAAGCTGTTCAAGGATACAGAAAAGGAAAATGCCTTTTTAATGGTAGAAGTGTGGAAAGATGAAGCAGCAGTTCAGAGCCATAATGCAAGTGCACATTTCCAAGCTTTCGTAGCGAAGGCAAAAGGATTCTTAGCCGCTCCACTTGATGTTGTTGCCTTTCAAGGCGAGCAGCTTTCATAG
- a CDS encoding nitroreductase family protein — protein sequence MATALKTNDFMDIMKGRRSIRNYDPAVKISKEEMTEILEEATTAPSSVNAQPWRFMVIDSPEGKEKLAPLAKFNQTQVSTSAAVIAVFADMKNNEYLEEIYSKAVENGYMPQEVKERQIAALTAHFDALPEQVNRETILIDGGIVSMQLMLAARAHGYDTNPIGGYDKEVIAETFGWDKERYVPVMLLSIGKAADEGYASYRLPIDRITEWK from the coding sequence ATGGCTACAGCATTAAAAACAAACGATTTTATGGACATTATGAAAGGGCGCCGCTCGATTCGTAACTATGACCCAGCTGTAAAAATCAGCAAAGAAGAAATGACAGAGATTTTAGAAGAAGCAACAACTGCACCATCATCAGTGAATGCACAGCCTTGGCGCTTCATGGTTATTGACAGCCCAGAAGGAAAAGAAAAGCTTGCACCACTTGCAAAATTCAACCAAACTCAAGTGTCAACATCAGCAGCTGTCATTGCTGTATTTGCAGATATGAAAAACAATGAATACTTAGAAGAAATTTATTCAAAAGCAGTAGAGAACGGCTACATGCCGCAAGAAGTGAAAGAAAGACAAATTGCTGCATTAACTGCACATTTTGACGCTCTTCCAGAGCAAGTCAATCGCGAAACCATCTTAATTGACGGTGGAATTGTGTCTATGCAGCTTATGCTTGCTGCACGTGCACACGGCTATGATACAAACCCAATTGGCGGATATGATAAAGAAGTCATCGCTGAAACATTTGGCTGGGATAAAGAACGTTATGTACCAGTGATGCTGCTATCAATTGGGAAAGCTGCTGACGAAGGCTATGCATCTTACCGCTTACCGATTGATCGTATTACAGAGTGGAAATAA
- a CDS encoding MarR family winged helix-turn-helix transcriptional regulator produces MALTAFCSEEAEILYRLQCVNRMMGVKFEACTGISQSRLELLSLLFQADEISQSDLQKKVNIDSAAVTRHLKQLETKGMVTRRRKPEDNRVTLVRLTEEGRTRIEASKKEKERFISEMLENVSDEERKLLTDVLIRIQQNIEKIQTT; encoded by the coding sequence ATGGCATTGACAGCATTTTGCTCTGAAGAAGCAGAGATATTATATCGTTTGCAGTGTGTGAACCGTATGATGGGCGTGAAGTTCGAAGCATGCACGGGCATCAGCCAATCAAGACTGGAGTTGCTATCACTGTTATTTCAAGCCGATGAAATCAGCCAATCAGATTTACAGAAAAAAGTAAATATTGATAGTGCGGCTGTGACGCGTCACTTAAAACAGTTAGAAACAAAAGGGATGGTCACGCGCAGAAGAAAGCCGGAAGATAATCGAGTCACACTTGTCCGTCTGACAGAGGAAGGCAGAACAAGAATCGAAGCTTCTAAAAAAGAAAAAGAACGATTTATCTCAGAAATGCTTGAAAACGTAAGTGATGAAGAACGAAAGCTTCTCACTGATGTGCTCATCCGTATACAACAAAACATCGAAAAGATTCAAACAACCTAA
- a CDS encoding pyrimidine-nucleoside phosphorylase, whose amino-acid sequence MRMVDIIAKKRDGKELSSEEISFFVKGYTDGTIPDYQASALAMAIFFQDMTDQERADLTLAMANSGDTIDLSAIDGIKVDKHSTGGVGDTTTLVLAPLVAALDVPVAKMSGRGLGHTGGTVDKLEAVKGFHVEITKDEFIELVNRHKVAVIGQSGNLTPADKKLYALRDVTGTVNSIPLIASSIMSKKIAAGADAIVLDVKTGAGAFMKTPEDSEKLAKAMVRIGNNVGRQTMAVISDMSQPLGLAIGNSLEVKEAIDTLRGEGPEDLNELVLTLGSQMVVLAKKAETLDEAREKLIEVMKNGKALDKFKEFLENQGGDGSIVDQPEKLPQAPYQIEVPAKESGVVAEIVADEIGVAAMILGAGRATKEDDIDLSVGIMLNKKVGDRVEKGESLVTLHANREDVANVMEKIYDNIRIADHADAPTLIHTVITE is encoded by the coding sequence ATGAGAATGGTAGATATCATTGCGAAAAAACGTGACGGAAAAGAATTATCTTCAGAGGAAATTTCTTTCTTTGTCAAAGGATATACGGACGGAACAATTCCTGACTACCAAGCAAGTGCCTTGGCTATGGCGATTTTCTTCCAAGATATGACGGATCAAGAACGTGCAGACTTAACACTCGCTATGGCGAACTCAGGTGATACGATTGACCTGTCTGCCATTGACGGCATTAAAGTAGATAAGCACTCAACAGGCGGCGTAGGCGATACAACAACTCTTGTACTCGCTCCTCTTGTGGCAGCACTTGATGTACCTGTTGCGAAAATGTCAGGGCGCGGCCTTGGGCATACAGGCGGTACAGTGGACAAGCTTGAAGCTGTGAAAGGCTTCCACGTAGAAATTACAAAAGACGAGTTCATCGAGCTGGTGAACCGTCATAAAGTAGCAGTCATTGGGCAATCAGGCAACCTCACACCAGCTGATAAAAAGCTGTATGCTCTTCGTGATGTGACAGGAACCGTTAACTCCATTCCGCTCATTGCAAGCTCCATTATGAGTAAGAAAATTGCTGCTGGTGCAGATGCAATCGTACTAGACGTGAAAACAGGTGCAGGTGCCTTCATGAAAACACCTGAAGACTCTGAGAAGCTGGCAAAAGCAATGGTTCGTATCGGAAACAACGTTGGCAGACAAACGATGGCTGTTATTTCTGACATGTCTCAGCCGTTAGGCTTAGCAATTGGAAATTCCCTTGAGGTGAAAGAAGCGATTGATACACTCCGAGGCGAAGGTCCTGAAGACTTAAACGAGCTTGTGCTCACATTAGGAAGTCAAATGGTTGTTCTTGCGAAAAAAGCAGAGACACTTGATGAAGCAAGAGAAAAGCTAATTGAAGTCATGAAAAACGGCAAAGCACTTGATAAATTCAAGGAATTCTTAGAAAATCAAGGTGGAGACGGCTCGATTGTAGATCAGCCGGAAAAACTGCCGCAAGCACCTTACCAAATCGAAGTTCCTGCAAAAGAATCAGGTGTGGTTGCTGAAATCGTCGCAGACGAAATCGGTGTTGCAGCGATGATTCTTGGAGCAGGACGTGCAACAAAAGAAGATGATATCGATTTATCTGTCGGCATCATGCTGAACAAAAAAGTGGGCGATCGTGTAGAAAAAGGCGAGTCTCTCGTGACGCTGCATGCGAATCGTGAAGATGTTGCGAATGTGATGGAGAAAATTTACGACAACATCCGCATTGCTGATCATGCCGATGCACCAACTTTAATTCACACCGTAATTACAGAATAA
- a CDS encoding NupC/NupG family nucleoside CNT transporter, with protein sequence MKYVIGIIGLLVILAIAWLASNGKKRVKFRPVIVMIVLQFILGYILLNTGVGNFLVGGFAKGFQMLLGYAGEGINFVFGGLMNDNASTFFINVLLPIVFISALIGILQHWRILPLIVRGIGYLLSKVNGMGKLESYNAVASAILGQSEVFISIKKQLGLLPQQRLYTLCASAMSTVSMSIVGAYMQMIKPEYVVTALVLNLFGGFIIASIINPYEVSKDEDMLEVVEEEKQSFFEMLGEYIMDGFKVAIVVAAMLIGFVALIAMINGIFTAVIGVSFQDVLGYVFAPFAFLVGVPWSEAVQAGSIMATKMVSNEFVAMLALSGDGLHFTARTEAIISVFLVSFANFSSIGIIAGAVKGLNEKQGNVVARFGLKLLFGATLVSFLTAGVVGLIY encoded by the coding sequence ATGAAATACGTGATTGGTATCATCGGTTTGCTGGTGATTCTCGCCATTGCATGGCTGGCTAGTAACGGGAAAAAACGAGTGAAATTCCGTCCAGTCATTGTCATGATTGTACTGCAATTTATTTTAGGTTATATTCTGCTCAATACAGGTGTAGGAAATTTCCTAGTCGGAGGATTTGCAAAGGGATTCCAAATGCTTCTAGGCTATGCCGGTGAAGGAATCAACTTCGTATTTGGCGGGTTAATGAATGATAATGCGTCAACTTTCTTCATTAACGTCTTGCTGCCGATTGTCTTTATTTCTGCCTTGATCGGTATCCTGCAGCATTGGCGTATTCTCCCGCTTATCGTACGCGGAATCGGGTATTTGCTTAGTAAAGTGAATGGAATGGGGAAACTAGAATCCTACAACGCAGTAGCATCTGCGATTTTAGGTCAATCAGAAGTCTTTATTTCCATTAAGAAACAGCTCGGATTATTACCTCAGCAGCGTCTTTATACATTGTGTGCTTCTGCGATGTCGACTGTATCGATGTCCATTGTCGGTGCGTACATGCAAATGATTAAACCAGAGTACGTTGTGACAGCACTTGTGCTGAACCTATTTGGTGGATTTATTATCGCGTCTATCATCAATCCATATGAAGTGTCTAAGGACGAAGACATGCTCGAAGTTGTAGAAGAAGAAAAACAATCCTTCTTTGAAATGCTTGGCGAATATATCATGGATGGTTTCAAAGTAGCCATTGTTGTAGCTGCGATGCTGATTGGATTCGTTGCGTTAATTGCGATGATTAATGGAATTTTCACAGCGGTCATTGGCGTTTCTTTCCAAGATGTACTTGGATATGTTTTTGCTCCATTTGCTTTCCTAGTCGGTGTACCTTGGAGCGAAGCGGTACAAGCAGGAAGTATTATGGCAACCAAAATGGTGTCCAACGAATTTGTGGCGATGCTGGCGCTGTCTGGCGACGGTCTACATTTTACTGCACGTACAGAAGCCATCATCTCTGTATTCCTTGTATCATTTGCGAACTTCTCCTCTATCGGTATCATTGCTGGAGCAGTCAAAGGCTTAAACGAAAAACAAGGAAACGTTGTCGCACGCTTTGGATTAAAACTGTTATTCGGTGCAACACTCGTCAGCTTCTTAACTGCAGGCGTTGTCGGTTTGATTTACTAA
- the deoC gene encoding deoxyribose-phosphate aldolase: MTIAKLIDHTALKPDTTKAAILQLLEEAKTHQFASVCVNPTWVSLAAKELAGTGVDVCTVIGFPLGASTTAVKAFETKDAIENGATEVDMVINIAALKEGAYDVVEQDIRAVVDAAKGKALVKVIIEACLLTDEEKVRACELSVKAGADFVKTSTGFSTGGATVEDIALMRKTVGPDIGVKASGGVRTKEDVEAMTAAGATRIGASAGVSIIKGDQSAPSKDY, encoded by the coding sequence ATGACGATAGCAAAGCTCATTGATCATACAGCACTAAAACCAGATACAACTAAAGCTGCGATTTTGCAGTTACTTGAAGAAGCAAAAACTCATCAATTTGCATCCGTTTGTGTCAATCCAACATGGGTGTCACTTGCAGCGAAAGAACTAGCAGGAACAGGCGTTGATGTATGTACAGTCATCGGTTTCCCGTTAGGCGCAAGTACAACGGCGGTCAAAGCATTCGAAACAAAGGATGCGATTGAAAACGGAGCAACAGAAGTGGACATGGTCATCAATATTGCGGCACTGAAAGAAGGCGCATATGATGTGGTTGAACAAGATATCCGTGCGGTTGTAGACGCAGCGAAAGGTAAGGCACTTGTGAAAGTCATCATTGAAGCGTGTTTACTCACAGATGAAGAGAAAGTACGAGCTTGTGAGCTTTCTGTGAAAGCTGGCGCTGATTTTGTGAAAACATCGACTGGATTTAGTACAGGCGGTGCAACCGTTGAGGACATCGCATTGATGCGTAAAACAGTCGGACCTGATATCGGTGTGAAAGCATCAGGCGGCGTGAGAACAAAAGAAGATGTTGAGGCTATGACAGCTGCAGGTGCTACCCGCATTGGTGCCAGTGCAGGCGTTTCCATTATTAAAGGGGATCAATCAGCTCCTTCGAAAGACTATTAA
- a CDS encoding sugar-binding transcriptional regulator, translating to MDREKQQLSIEAARLYYLSDYSQQEIAKQLDLSRPTVSRLLQYAKEKGYVQITVMDPFEDLNELSSLLKEKYDLLEAHVVFSPKDDYPTITDYLSQFGADYLQDTVKDGDIVGVSWGTTMYQIAQNMQPKQVKGVEVVQLKGGISHSHVNTYSAETIQLFAEAFQTAPRYLPLPVVFDSAAVKEMVEQDRHIQRIIEMGKQANIAVFTVGTVRDEALLFRLGYFREEEKALLKASSVGDICSRFYDQEGRICSEAINNRTIGVELDDLRTKERSILVAGGHRKVASIHGALRGKYANVLIIDQHTARALLNVTK from the coding sequence ATGGATCGTGAGAAACAGCAACTAAGTATTGAAGCGGCAAGGCTCTATTATTTATCTGATTACAGTCAGCAGGAAATCGCCAAACAGCTTGATCTGTCTAGACCGACTGTGTCTCGGCTGCTTCAATATGCGAAGGAAAAAGGGTACGTCCAAATCACGGTGATGGACCCGTTTGAGGATTTAAACGAGCTGTCTTCATTGCTTAAGGAAAAATATGATCTGCTCGAAGCTCATGTAGTGTTTTCGCCAAAGGACGACTATCCGACCATCACCGATTACCTGAGCCAATTTGGTGCAGATTACTTGCAAGACACGGTGAAAGACGGTGATATCGTAGGGGTGAGCTGGGGAACCACGATGTATCAAATTGCACAAAACATGCAACCTAAACAGGTAAAAGGTGTAGAGGTTGTCCAGCTGAAGGGCGGAATCAGCCACTCACATGTCAATACATATTCTGCGGAAACCATCCAGCTGTTTGCGGAGGCCTTTCAAACAGCACCACGCTATTTGCCGCTTCCTGTTGTGTTTGATAGTGCAGCTGTTAAAGAGATGGTCGAACAGGACAGACATATTCAGCGGATCATTGAAATGGGCAAACAGGCGAATATCGCTGTGTTTACTGTTGGGACGGTAAGGGATGAAGCACTTTTGTTTAGGCTTGGTTATTTCCGTGAAGAAGAAAAAGCGCTGCTTAAGGCATCTAGCGTTGGAGATATTTGTTCACGCTTTTATGATCAAGAAGGGCGCATTTGCAGTGAAGCGATTAACAATCGGACAATCGGTGTGGAGCTTGATGATTTAAGGACAAAAGAACGGTCTATTCTTGTCGCTGGCGGCCATCGAAAGGTTGCCTCTATCCACGGAGCACTTAGAGGAAAATATGCGAACGTATTGATCATTGATCAGCACACAGCAAGAGCTCTTTTAAATGTCACAAAATAG
- a CDS encoding aldose 1-epimerase family protein, producing MRTIENDQLLIQINKRGAEVREVLHKESGRHYMWSGDPAYWGRVSPVLFPIVGRLKDDQYKIGDQTYELSQHGFLRDVDFDLFEEAKDKVAFQYQTNGRHVEQYPYEFTARIRYELSENGLTISWEIDHDGDDTMYFSIGGHPAFHVPLVEGEQTADYSLTLTPSTEHDPVQYELQDSLVREKRKGVQLEPIQLQAELFQHDAMIFSHINRVSLFSQAGHGVEIDLSGFQFVGIWSPYDQEKRTMAPFVCIEPWYGIADMEGTNGQYKEKFGIQTLEKNETFRAAYTIFFK from the coding sequence ATGAGAACGATTGAAAATGATCAGCTATTGATTCAGATCAATAAGAGGGGTGCCGAAGTCAGAGAGGTGCTTCACAAGGAAAGTGGACGTCACTATATGTGGTCTGGTGATCCGGCTTATTGGGGCAGGGTCTCACCCGTCTTATTTCCGATTGTTGGACGATTAAAGGATGATCAATACAAGATAGGCGATCAAACGTATGAACTCTCGCAGCATGGATTTCTTCGTGATGTCGATTTTGATCTATTTGAAGAAGCGAAAGATAAAGTAGCTTTTCAATATCAAACAAATGGCCGCCACGTTGAGCAATATCCTTATGAATTTACAGCCCGCATTCGTTATGAACTGTCGGAAAATGGGCTGACGATTTCCTGGGAAATTGATCATGACGGAGATGACACGATGTATTTCTCTATTGGTGGGCACCCAGCATTTCATGTCCCGCTTGTTGAAGGGGAGCAAACAGCAGATTATTCACTGACATTGACACCTTCCACCGAACATGATCCAGTCCAATATGAACTTCAGGATTCACTTGTAAGAGAGAAGAGGAAAGGAGTTCAGCTTGAGCCGATTCAGCTCCAGGCAGAGCTTTTCCAGCATGATGCGATGATCTTTAGTCATATCAATCGAGTGTCATTGTTTTCCCAGGCAGGTCATGGGGTTGAGATCGACCTCAGTGGTTTTCAATTCGTTGGCATTTGGTCTCCTTATGATCAGGAAAAGAGAACGATGGCTCCTTTTGTTTGTATTGAGCCTTGGTATGGCATCGCCGATATGGAAGGGACGAATGGGCAGTACAAGGAGAAATTCGGCATTCAAACTTTAGAGAAGAATGAGACCTTCCGTGCCGCCTATACGATTTTCTTCAAATGA
- a CDS encoding acyltransferase family protein, which produces MNSKENRLRYILGLDGLRAVAVLAVIAYHLHIGPASGGFLGVDLFFVISGYLITTILLHKQDLGYQELLPFWMGRIRRLLPAAYIMIFLTVSWCAIAGSNALLSIRGDALSSFFYVSNWWYIFHQLSYFDSFNAVSPLKNLWSLAIEEQFYIIWPVLLIAGLKWMKNRAHLPMITFGLALVSALWMAILYSPDTDPSRVYYGTDTRAFALLIGCSLAFVWPMQRLSSRKLLPVGRRILHITGFGSFAIFLLCVYAVDEFDSFLYQGGMFLFCLNAAILIACICHPASLVGKWLSFKPLVWLGKRSYGIYLWHYPIIVLTTPVIEIGQPSMGRVTLQLMAILLIAEASYRWIEQPIRQLGFRQYFASWSIWKKGIKQWSMSNKVFLGITAALLILFTIGMSSSSHTSPHAKEVTQIKTAPKKAGDPDPSESKAKKKKEKHEKKAGDHKQFHQILAIGDSVMLDIAPNLEKVYEQITIDAKVGRQMNEAISIAPQYASLNHADSAIIIELGTNGYFTEGTLTSFIQHFSKAHIFLVNTRVPRSWENDVNAVIQRVADQHRNVTLVDWHSAATGQPAYFQPDGVHLSTKGSDTLTQLITASIKKKGDVSSSS; this is translated from the coding sequence ATGAACAGCAAGGAAAACCGTTTACGTTACATATTAGGATTAGATGGGCTGAGGGCTGTTGCCGTATTGGCGGTCATTGCTTATCACTTACATATCGGACCCGCAAGCGGCGGGTTTCTTGGCGTTGATTTGTTTTTTGTGATTTCTGGTTACTTGATTACGACGATCTTGCTGCATAAGCAGGATTTGGGCTATCAAGAGCTTTTGCCATTTTGGATGGGCCGGATCAGAAGGCTTCTTCCAGCTGCCTACATCATGATTTTTTTAACTGTCAGCTGGTGCGCCATTGCTGGTTCAAACGCATTATTGTCCATTCGTGGCGATGCCTTATCATCCTTTTTTTATGTGAGTAACTGGTGGTACATTTTTCATCAGCTTTCTTACTTTGACAGCTTCAATGCTGTATCTCCACTGAAAAATTTATGGTCTTTGGCAATAGAAGAGCAATTTTATATTATTTGGCCGGTGCTGTTGATTGCTGGACTGAAATGGATGAAAAATAGAGCCCACCTCCCCATGATCACCTTTGGCCTTGCACTCGTCTCCGCCTTATGGATGGCGATTCTCTATTCGCCAGATACTGACCCAAGCAGGGTTTATTATGGAACAGACACTCGTGCATTTGCGCTCCTGATTGGGTGCAGTCTCGCATTTGTTTGGCCGATGCAAAGACTGTCTAGCAGAAAATTACTTCCTGTTGGCAGACGTATTTTACATATCACTGGATTTGGTTCGTTTGCGATTTTCCTTCTATGTGTTTATGCAGTGGACGAATTTGACAGCTTTCTCTACCAGGGCGGTATGTTTTTATTCTGTCTTAATGCAGCAATCTTAATTGCATGCATATGCCACCCTGCAAGTCTCGTGGGGAAATGGCTGTCCTTTAAACCCCTCGTCTGGCTTGGGAAGCGGTCTTATGGCATTTACCTGTGGCATTATCCCATCATTGTGCTGACCACACCGGTTATTGAAATTGGACAGCCTTCCATGGGGCGTGTCACATTGCAGCTCATGGCAATTCTACTGATTGCAGAGGCTTCCTATCGCTGGATCGAACAGCCCATTCGACAGCTTGGATTCAGACAATATTTTGCCTCTTGGTCTATTTGGAAAAAAGGAATCAAACAATGGTCTATGTCCAATAAAGTGTTCCTTGGGATTACCGCAGCTCTCTTGATTTTGTTTACAATTGGCATGTCTAGCTCGTCTCATACATCCCCACATGCCAAGGAAGTGACACAAATTAAGACGGCACCAAAAAAAGCAGGAGACCCTGACCCTTCGGAATCAAAAGCAAAGAAAAAGAAAGAAAAACACGAAAAAAAAGCAGGAGATCACAAACAATTTCATCAAATTCTCGCCATTGGTGATTCCGTCATGTTAGATATTGCTCCTAATCTCGAAAAGGTATATGAACAAATCACCATTGATGCGAAGGTTGGCAGACAAATGAACGAAGCCATCAGTATCGCCCCTCAATATGCTTCATTGAATCATGCTGATTCCGCCATTATTATTGAGCTTGGGACAAATGGTTATTTTACTGAGGGCACTTTGACATCATTCATTCAGCATTTTTCAAAAGCACACATTTTCCTTGTGAACACGAGAGTTCCAAGGTCTTGGGAAAATGATGTGAATGCAGTGATCCAGCGAGTGGCCGATCAACATCGCAATGTGACCTTGGTCGATTGGCATTCGGCCGCTACAGGACAGCCAGCCTATTTTCAGCCAGATGGTGTCCATCTTTCAACAAAAGGATCTGACACATTGACACAGCTCATTACAGCAAGCATCAAGAAAAAAGGAGATGTGTCGTCATCATCATAA
- a CDS encoding saccharopine dehydrogenase family protein, with the protein MRSQVMVIGGYGHVGQQICLQLSEVYPGQVFAAGRSYVKAEQFSRKTKGRVRPYQIDVKKPLNSDWMDETKLVIMCLDQDDTSFADACLRSGIDYLDISAKGVYMEQMAKLDQQHMGATALLSVGLAPGLTNLLAAKAASKLASVDQMDISIMLGVGDQHGRAAIEWTIDHVHSDYELTEHRQRKRVKSFTGGKRVDFGGKFGKRYAYRFPFSDQQTLPSTLRVPSVTTRLCFDSRVATRALAFMRSLGMTSFLTLPKIKERAISLIQSSQMGTDQYVVKVDVTGMNGERVHHSTLGIKGHDESQATAQVACATALHLLNRRFQPGVFHIEELFSLKYANGDFALVDQKTKEERALAIRASLLTA; encoded by the coding sequence ATGAGATCACAGGTGATGGTGATTGGCGGCTATGGACATGTCGGACAGCAAATATGTCTTCAGTTGAGTGAAGTGTACCCTGGGCAAGTTTTTGCGGCAGGTCGAAGCTATGTGAAGGCTGAACAATTTTCACGCAAGACAAAAGGGCGGGTTCGTCCTTATCAAATAGATGTCAAAAAGCCGTTAAATTCGGACTGGATGGATGAAACGAAGCTGGTGATCATGTGTCTTGATCAAGACGACACGTCATTTGCTGACGCCTGTTTGCGGTCAGGGATCGATTATCTCGATATTTCGGCAAAGGGGGTATATATGGAGCAGATGGCAAAGCTGGATCAGCAGCACATGGGTGCAACTGCTTTGCTCAGTGTAGGGCTTGCGCCTGGCCTTACGAATTTATTAGCAGCGAAAGCGGCATCTAAGCTCGCTTCAGTGGATCAAATGGATATTAGCATTATGCTTGGGGTGGGCGATCAGCATGGAAGAGCCGCCATTGAATGGACCATTGATCATGTCCATTCTGACTATGAGCTCACCGAGCATCGTCAGCGGAAAAGAGTCAAAAGTTTTACTGGAGGGAAACGGGTAGACTTTGGCGGGAAATTTGGAAAGCGGTATGCCTATCGATTCCCCTTTTCTGATCAGCAGACATTGCCTTCAACGCTTCGCGTGCCTTCTGTAACGACAAGGCTTTGTTTTGATTCCCGCGTGGCAACGCGCGCATTGGCTTTTATGAGGAGTCTTGGAATGACGTCATTTCTCACCTTACCGAAGATCAAGGAACGAGCCATCTCGTTGATTCAATCCTCTCAAATGGGGACAGATCAATATGTTGTCAAAGTGGATGTGACAGGAATGAATGGGGAAAGGGTTCATCATTCAACGCTTGGAATTAAAGGACACGATGAGTCTCAGGCAACAGCTCAAGTCGCTTGTGCCACGGCCCTGCACTTGTTGAACAGACGATTTCAGCCAGGCGTTTTTCATATTGAAGAATTATTTTCACTAAAATATGCAAACGGTGATTTCGCTTTGGTTGATCAAAAAACAAAGGAAGAGCGGGCGTTAGCGATTAGAGCCAGCCTTTTGACGGCATAA
- a CDS encoding class I SAM-dependent methyltransferase, with the protein MKGNQHWYDPVAESYAATIAHKAPGYHLLHELSVDVLETELTGAASRILTVGAGGGEEIINMLQRKEDWQITGVDPSPSMLDMAKRRVAQLHMEERVTWHETALDKVSAETVYDAAVSMLVIHFVKDRLPFLQEIALRLQPGAPLVMAFIQGNMKSHSFQQELHMLSLFMQRQGLEKEVFTSFKERLGDTTHPVSEKEMRGHLIKAGFEDIRPYFQAGMIKGLVCKRGRREADER; encoded by the coding sequence ATGAAAGGAAATCAGCATTGGTACGATCCCGTTGCTGAATCATACGCAGCAACGATTGCACATAAAGCACCTGGCTATCATCTCTTGCATGAGCTGTCAGTAGATGTATTAGAAACCGAATTAACGGGAGCAGCCTCTCGCATTCTGACTGTCGGAGCGGGTGGCGGCGAAGAGATCATCAACATGCTCCAAAGAAAAGAAGACTGGCAAATCACAGGGGTTGATCCGTCTCCATCCATGCTTGATATGGCCAAACGGCGGGTTGCACAGCTTCATATGGAGGAACGCGTCACTTGGCATGAGACCGCATTAGACAAGGTGTCGGCTGAAACTGTGTACGATGCAGCGGTGAGTATGCTTGTGATTCATTTTGTAAAAGATCGGCTGCCATTTTTACAGGAGATTGCCCTCCGGCTTCAACCAGGGGCACCGCTTGTGATGGCTTTTATTCAAGGAAATATGAAGTCTCACTCATTTCAGCAGGAGCTTCATATGCTTTCCCTATTCATGCAGCGTCAAGGCCTGGAAAAAGAAGTGTTTACTTCCTTTAAAGAAAGGCTGGGAGACACGACGCACCCTGTGTCTGAGAAAGAGATGAGGGGACATTTAATCAAAGCGGGATTTGAAGACATCAGACCTTATTTTCAGGCAGGAATGATCAAAGGACTTGTTTGCAAACGAGGTCGTAGAGAGGCGGATGAGAGATGA